In the genome of Kitasatospora cathayae, one region contains:
- a CDS encoding permease, whose product MHAVLHALSIAGSMTWEITWALILGFLLSAVVQAVVHKSTVVRLLGDDRPRTLAVAAALGAASSSCSYAAVALARSLFRKGANFTAAMAFEIASTNLVVELGVILALLLGWQFTAAEFVGGPVMILLLAVLFRLLLRDRLLQEAREQAEFGRAGSMEGHAAMDMSVAGEGSFARRLLSARGLTSVSHVFVMEWAAILKDLVIGLLIAGAIAAWVPDSFWQAFFFADHPLAGKLWGPLIGPLVAIASFVCSIGNVPLAVVLWKGGISFGGVVAFVFADLLILPILNIYRKYYGPRMTLFLLGTFYTAMALAGYAVEFLFGGLGLVPDQRNAEIPMAGIEWNYTTWLNIAFLLVAAALLTRFFRTGGAAMLRMMGGAPAAADHAGHGHHGHH is encoded by the coding sequence ATGCACGCGGTCCTGCACGCGCTGTCCATCGCCGGATCGATGACCTGGGAGATCACCTGGGCGCTGATCCTCGGCTTCCTGCTCTCCGCCGTGGTGCAGGCGGTGGTCCACAAGTCGACGGTGGTGCGGCTGCTCGGCGACGACCGCCCGCGCACCCTCGCGGTCGCCGCCGCCCTCGGCGCGGCCTCCTCCTCCTGCTCGTACGCGGCCGTCGCGCTGGCCCGCTCGCTGTTCCGCAAGGGCGCGAACTTCACCGCGGCGATGGCCTTCGAGATCGCCTCCACCAACCTGGTGGTCGAACTCGGCGTCATCCTGGCCCTGTTGCTGGGCTGGCAGTTCACGGCGGCCGAGTTCGTCGGCGGGCCGGTGATGATCCTGCTGCTGGCCGTGCTGTTCCGGCTGCTGCTGCGTGACCGCCTGCTCCAAGAGGCTCGTGAGCAGGCCGAGTTCGGGCGGGCGGGCTCGATGGAGGGGCACGCGGCGATGGACATGTCGGTCGCGGGCGAGGGCTCCTTCGCCCGTCGGCTGCTGTCCGCGCGCGGCCTCACCTCCGTGTCACACGTGTTCGTGATGGAGTGGGCGGCCATCCTCAAGGACCTGGTGATCGGCCTGCTGATCGCGGGCGCGATCGCCGCGTGGGTCCCCGACTCGTTCTGGCAGGCCTTCTTCTTCGCCGACCACCCGCTGGCCGGCAAGCTGTGGGGACCGTTGATCGGGCCGCTGGTGGCCATCGCCTCCTTCGTCTGCTCGATCGGCAACGTGCCGCTGGCGGTGGTGCTGTGGAAGGGCGGGATCAGCTTCGGCGGCGTGGTCGCGTTCGTCTTCGCGGACCTGCTGATCCTGCCCATCCTGAACATCTACCGGAAGTACTACGGCCCCCGGATGACCCTCTTCCTGCTCGGCACGTTCTACACGGCCATGGCGCTGGCTGGCTACGCGGTCGAGTTCCTCTTCGGCGGCCTCGGCCTGGTGCCCGACCAGCGGAACGCCGAGATCCCGATGGCGGGCATCGAGTGGAACTACACCACCTGGCTCAACATCGCCTTCCTGCTGGTGGCCGCGGCCCTGCTCACCCGCTTCTTCCGCACCGGCGGCGCGGCGATGCTCCGCATGATGGGCGGCGCCCCGGCCGCCGCTGACCACGCGGGCCACGGGCATCACGGCCACCACTGA
- a CDS encoding alpha-ketoglutarate-dependent dioxygenase AlkB, whose translation MPPVPRFSDEILSYALPTEENLFAELSASARLEELGKGRRGATLTRVDETGGVPLVRTTTRYTSPAQRFRAVHERLAQRIRELAALPVDFNNALIETYTNVNTTMGAHSDQALDLADESFIAVFSCYRHPEAGPPRKLIVESKESGGERFEIPLTHNGFVTFSVESNRRLRHKIVLDKPVPTADNVWLGLTFRTSKTLVRFRDGRPHLPQGARLTSADDEQSREFYRLRRRENQETDFTYPPLTYTVSESDLLPPV comes from the coding sequence TTGCCCCCCGTGCCTAGGTTCTCGGACGAGATCCTCTCCTACGCCCTGCCCACCGAGGAGAACCTCTTCGCGGAGCTGTCCGCGTCGGCCCGCCTGGAAGAGCTGGGAAAGGGCCGCCGAGGCGCCACGCTCACCAGGGTCGACGAGACGGGCGGCGTGCCCCTCGTCCGTACCACCACTCGGTACACCAGCCCGGCGCAGCGCTTCCGAGCGGTGCACGAGCGGCTGGCGCAACGGATCCGAGAACTCGCCGCGCTTCCGGTCGACTTCAACAACGCCCTCATCGAGACCTACACGAACGTCAACACCACCATGGGCGCTCATTCCGACCAGGCCCTCGATCTGGCCGACGAGTCGTTCATCGCCGTCTTCTCCTGCTACCGACATCCCGAAGCGGGCCCGCCGAGGAAGCTGATCGTCGAATCGAAGGAGTCCGGCGGCGAGAGGTTCGAGATCCCCCTCACCCACAACGGCTTCGTCACGTTCTCCGTCGAGTCGAACCGGCGCCTCAGGCACAAGATCGTCCTGGACAAGCCCGTCCCGACAGCCGACAACGTCTGGCTGGGCCTGACCTTCCGCACCTCGAAGACCCTCGTTCGCTTCCGCGACGGACGCCCGCACCTCCCGCAGGGCGCCCGCCTCACCTCGGCCGACGACGAGCAGAGCCGCGAGTTCTACCGACTCCGGCGCCGTGAGAATCAGGAAACGGACTTCACCTATCCCCCGCTGACGTACACCGTCAGCGAGAGCGATCTGCTGCCGCCCGTGTGA
- a CDS encoding glycoside hydrolase domain-containing protein, protein MNSVAAPARGPAVFSGKAFDTCTAPSAAAMQAWHGQSPYGAAAVYIGGQNRGCSQPNLTSSWVHTVHATGWQVIPLYVGAQPPCQTSGNPERITAANAASLGSSDGGDAVARAAGLGMGTGSAIYLDMEAYNAADSACSAAVLTYVQAWDAALHAHGYWAGFYGFGKSSALAMSQAASSGATGLPDALWYAQYDGTADTSTGFPFPAGQWSGPWRGHQYAVNQQENYGGVSLTVDHDAWNGPVAVIG, encoded by the coding sequence GTGAACAGCGTCGCCGCGCCCGCGCGCGGACCGGCCGTCTTCAGCGGCAAGGCGTTCGACACCTGCACCGCACCGTCCGCGGCCGCGATGCAGGCGTGGCACGGCCAGTCGCCCTACGGCGCGGCCGCGGTCTACATCGGCGGCCAGAACCGGGGCTGCTCGCAGCCGAACCTGACCTCCTCGTGGGTGCACACCGTGCACGCCACCGGATGGCAGGTGATCCCGCTCTACGTGGGCGCGCAGCCGCCCTGCCAGACCTCCGGCAACCCGGAGCGGATCACCGCCGCCAACGCGGCCTCCCTCGGCTCCTCCGACGGTGGCGACGCAGTCGCCCGCGCCGCCGGCCTCGGCATGGGCACGGGCAGCGCCATCTACCTCGACATGGAGGCCTACAACGCCGCGGACAGTGCGTGCAGCGCCGCGGTGCTGACGTACGTCCAGGCCTGGGACGCGGCCCTGCACGCCCACGGCTACTGGGCCGGCTTCTACGGCTTCGGCAAGTCCAGCGCCCTGGCCATGAGCCAGGCGGCCTCGTCCGGTGCGACCGGCCTGCCGGACGCCCTGTGGTACGCCCAGTACGACGGCACGGCCGACACCAGCACCGGCTTCCCCTTCCCGGCCGGCCAGTGGAGCGGCCCCTGGCGGGGGCACCAGTACGCGGTCAACCAGCAGGAGAACTACGGAGGCGTATCCCTGACCGTCGACCATGACGCCTGGAACGGACCGGTCGCCGTGATCGGTTGA